A stretch of the Takifugu flavidus isolate HTHZ2018 chromosome 1, ASM371156v2, whole genome shotgun sequence genome encodes the following:
- the pts gene encoding 6-pyruvoyl tetrahydrobiopterin synthase, whose protein sequence is MAEAAERIGAAERIGYITRVQSFSACHRLHSIHLSDEENKKVYGKCNNPNGHGHNYKAEITVRGKIDHVTGMVMNLTDLKRCIEEVIMDPLDHKNLDKDVPYFANVVSTTENLAVYIWDNMVKVLPPNLLYEVKIHETDKNIVVYRGE, encoded by the exons ATGGCCGAAGCTGCTGAGCGGATCGGCGCTGCTGAGCGGATCGGCTACATCACCCGTGTTCAGAGCTTCAGCGCCTGTCACCGTCTCCACAG CATTCATTTGAGTGATGAAGAGAACAAGAAGGTTTATGGAAAATGCAATAATCCCAATGGTCATGGACATAACTACAAAG CAGAGATAACGGTGCGAGGAAAA ATTGATCACGTCACCGGTATGGTCATGAACCTGACAGACTTGAAAAGGTGCATTGAG GAAGTCATTATGGATCCGCTGGACCACAAAAACCTGGATAAAGATGTCCCATATTTTGCCAACGTGGTTAG CACCACGGAGAATCTGGCTGTTTATATCTGGGACAACATGGTGAAGGTGCTCCCGCCCAACTTACTCTATGAGGTTAAGATTCATGAGACCGATAAGAACATTGTTGTATACCGAGGAGAGTAG